One window of Salegentibacter sp. Hel_I_6 genomic DNA carries:
- a CDS encoding cytochrome P450, with amino-acid sequence MTESGKIPEVSLLKFLKHSANILKNPLPFHHDNFQKKGDTFRLNIGFNKSVIFSRDAGLVEYVLQKNQKNFVKSEIQTKDLVKYVGKGLLTSEGEHWKKQRKLIQPAFHKKQLANLLDSIKQAISLEYKKIAVNEELDIFPIYNDLAFQTVVKSLFSSAANQEEINRLQYITEETQKMLVKELRQPYLGWWFKASGKIDSYLKLTAEARNILRKIVQERRDSKERYDDLLDMLLDAKYDDGNFMDEEQLIDEILILFTAGHETTSNALTFTAQLLALNPEWQEKIYEEIFSLKEQDLDLMSYVTKCQITQQVIEESMRLYPPAYFIDRVNLEEDEFEGKYFEPGSNLLFSIHEVHRHPDLWEDPDAFKPERFAEGGRKFSSQYFPFGAGPRKCIGNNFAMFEMIIAVTELVSQYKIVPGFDEIDIKPLITLKPKNAILKFQSRP; translated from the coding sequence ATGACTGAATCTGGCAAAATACCTGAAGTATCTTTACTGAAATTCCTAAAGCATTCTGCCAATATTTTAAAAAATCCTCTGCCTTTTCATCATGATAATTTTCAGAAGAAAGGAGATACCTTTCGATTGAATATTGGATTTAATAAATCGGTGATATTTTCCAGGGATGCCGGACTAGTGGAATATGTACTTCAAAAGAATCAGAAGAATTTCGTGAAGTCTGAGATCCAAACTAAGGATCTGGTTAAATATGTTGGAAAAGGATTGCTTACTTCAGAAGGTGAACACTGGAAAAAACAGCGAAAGCTAATTCAGCCGGCATTTCATAAAAAACAACTTGCTAATCTGCTTGATTCCATAAAGCAGGCAATATCGCTGGAATATAAAAAGATCGCAGTAAATGAGGAACTGGATATTTTTCCTATTTACAATGACCTTGCCTTTCAAACCGTGGTGAAATCTTTGTTTAGCAGTGCTGCGAATCAAGAGGAGATCAACAGGTTGCAATATATTACGGAGGAGACCCAGAAAATGCTTGTTAAGGAACTGCGACAGCCTTACCTGGGATGGTGGTTTAAAGCAAGCGGAAAAATTGATAGCTATCTTAAGCTTACTGCCGAAGCCCGGAACATTCTAAGAAAGATAGTTCAGGAAAGAAGGGATTCAAAAGAGAGATATGATGATCTTTTGGATATGCTGCTGGATGCGAAGTATGATGACGGGAATTTTATGGATGAGGAGCAGCTAATCGATGAGATCCTGATCCTTTTTACGGCCGGGCACGAGACTACGTCCAATGCACTAACCTTTACGGCTCAATTATTGGCGCTAAATCCGGAATGGCAGGAGAAAATCTATGAAGAAATTTTTTCTTTAAAGGAACAGGACCTGGATTTAATGAGCTATGTGACCAAATGCCAGATTACTCAACAGGTGATTGAAGAGTCTATGAGACTATATCCGCCGGCATATTTTATAGACCGGGTTAACCTGGAAGAAGATGAATTTGAAGGGAAATATTTCGAACCTGGTTCAAATTTATTGTTCTCCATTCATGAGGTTCATCGTCATCCTGACCTCTGGGAAGATCCCGATGCTTTTAAACCGGAACGCTTCGCTGAAGGAGGAAGAAAATTTTCTTCGCAATATTTTCCGTTTGGCGCCGGTCCCCGGAAATGTATAGGCAATAACTTCGCTATGTTCGAGATGATCATTGCAGTTACCGAATTGGTAAGCCAGTATAAAATAGTTCCTGGTTTTGATGAGATCGATATCAAGCCTTTAATTACGCTTAAACCAAAAAATGCTATTCTAAAATTTCAATCAAGACCCTAA
- a CDS encoding nuclear transport factor 2 family protein, whose product MMKAKMFILIALLFGFSSAHCQIDLNKEYAQEKEEVKEALEEIEQSIRNNETDKLISMHAYGPKFTEFQDGGERQGPEENEEFERNFLGSITEVEKWDWEDLEIHIYGGDVANVTFHANFKFERGEEAYDFKMQGTLLFIKTSDGWKITHEHMAPLAENTP is encoded by the coding sequence ATGATGAAAGCTAAAATGTTTATTCTAATTGCCTTACTTTTTGGATTCAGCTCGGCTCACTGCCAAATTGATCTGAATAAGGAATACGCGCAAGAAAAGGAGGAAGTGAAGGAGGCTCTTGAGGAGATTGAGCAAAGCATAAGAAATAATGAGACCGATAAATTAATCTCTATGCACGCTTACGGGCCAAAATTTACCGAATTCCAGGATGGCGGAGAAAGACAGGGTCCTGAAGAAAATGAAGAATTCGAACGAAATTTTCTTGGTAGCATTACTGAAGTTGAAAAGTGGGATTGGGAAGACCTGGAAATCCATATATATGGTGGTGACGTAGCTAATGTGACTTTTCATGCCAATTTCAAATTTGAAAGGGGCGAAGAAGCTTATGATTTTAAGATGCAAGGAACTTTACTTTTTATTAAAACCAGTGATGGCTGGAAAATCACTCATGAGCATATGGCTCCACTAGCGGAAAATACTCCATAG
- the ruvB gene encoding Holliday junction branch migration DNA helicase RuvB — translation MNENLDPTGDNFSPEEFDIERALRPLSFDDFAGQDQVLENLKVFVEAANQREEALDHTLFHGPPGLGKTTLAHILANELGVGIKVTSGPVLDKPGDLAGLLTNLDERDILFIDEIHRLSPVVEEYLYSAMEDYRIDIMIESGPNARTVQINLNPFTLIGATTRSGLLTAPMRARFGISSRLQYYSTELLSDIVQRSSEILRVPISLDAAIEVAGRSRGTPRIANALLRRVRDFAQIKGNGKIDIEIAKYGLKALNVDAHGLDEMDNKILETIIDKFKGGPVGLTTLSTAVSESAETIEEVYEPFLIQQGFIYRTPRGREVTDAAYKHLGRVKGNIQGGLF, via the coding sequence ATGAATGAAAACCTTGATCCTACTGGAGATAATTTCTCTCCTGAAGAATTTGATATAGAAAGGGCGTTGCGTCCTTTAAGTTTTGATGATTTTGCCGGTCAGGATCAGGTGTTGGAGAATCTTAAAGTTTTTGTTGAAGCAGCAAACCAACGTGAGGAGGCTTTAGATCATACCCTTTTCCATGGTCCTCCTGGTTTAGGAAAAACTACATTAGCTCATATTCTAGCTAACGAGCTGGGTGTAGGAATAAAAGTTACTTCAGGTCCCGTTCTTGATAAACCGGGTGATCTTGCAGGTTTACTTACAAATCTTGACGAAAGGGATATCCTATTTATAGACGAAATACATAGGTTAAGCCCCGTTGTTGAAGAATATCTTTATTCAGCAATGGAAGACTATCGTATTGATATAATGATTGAAAGTGGTCCCAATGCCAGGACCGTTCAAATTAATCTTAACCCATTTACTCTTATTGGTGCTACCACGCGCTCAGGTTTGCTTACAGCGCCTATGCGAGCTAGATTTGGTATATCCAGCCGTCTACAATATTATTCAACAGAATTGCTCTCAGACATCGTGCAACGTAGTTCTGAGATTCTTAGAGTTCCTATTAGTCTTGATGCTGCGATAGAAGTTGCAGGAAGAAGCCGTGGAACTCCCAGGATTGCTAATGCTTTACTGCGTAGAGTACGGGACTTTGCTCAAATTAAAGGGAATGGTAAAATAGATATAGAGATCGCTAAATACGGGCTTAAAGCTTTAAACGTAGATGCTCACGGTTTAGATGAAATGGATAATAAAATTTTAGAAACCATTATAGATAAATTTAAAGGTGGTCCGGTAGGATTAACTACGCTATCTACGGCGGTAAGCGAAAGCGCTGAAACCATAGAAGAGGTTTACGAACCTTTTCTAATTCAACAAGGCTTTATTTATAGAACTCCGCGTGGGCGTGAGGTAACGGATGCTGCTTATAAGCATCTGGGCCGGGTAAAAGGAAATATTCAGGGCGGACTATTTTAA